The sequence TCGTAAGACCTAACCCCTAGGTTTTCTTCGACCTCGACTTGGCTCGCCTGATACGAATTTGAAGCCATGTCAGATATCGAGAAGAGAGTCTCTCGTGACGATCATGAAACGACTAGCGCCTCGGTTGACCAGGCACCCACTGGGGTGGTTGGAATATACAAGAATACAATGACTCAGGTGGTTATGCTGGGATTTGTATGTTTTATGGGCCCCGTAAGTTACCTTTTGATTGCTTGGTGTAATTTGTGGTATTTACTCTTCGGTAGGGACTGTTCAACGCGCTGAACGGATTGGGTGGTGGCGGACGAGTCGACCAAACGACATCTGCTAACGGAAACGCCGCTCTTTATTCAACATTTGCTGTTGGAGCTTTCTTCGCAGGGTGAGCCGAGTATTCTCAAGAGGTTCACATGCACCATTAACTCTGGGATTGATAGTTCCATTTGTAATAAGCTTGGCCCCCGGCTCACCCTGCTTATCGGGACAACTGGGTACTCTCTGTATATTGGGAGTTATCTGTAAGTCCCAGCTGGATCATATTGCCAGCTCTTTTCAATTAAAGTTTTGGCAGTGCTACGAACATACATGACAATGCTGGCTGGTTCATTATTTTTGCTAGCGTTGGTAGTTTATCGCTCTACTCTCATCCAATAGCTAACCTATATtatactaggctatcctCGGTCTTTGCGCAGGTCTCCTATGGACGGCACAAGGCTCGCTGATGCTCGCGTATCCAACAGGTAAGAGTAGCGAGGTACTGCAATAGATTCAACGCCAATACTTTACGGATAGAATCCAACAAGGGTCTCTATATTTCTATTTTCTGGAGCATCTTCAACTTGGGAGCTGTCGTAGGCGCATCAGTCGCTTTGGGTCAAAACTTTCACAATACGGCCAATGCAGTGGGCAAGGGAACCTACGTATGAGATCTAATCCGTCACAAAATAAACCTGCTGACATCGTATAAAGATTGGATTCCTGATTTTGACCCTCATTGGAGTTGCTATTCCAATGTTCATGGCCGATCCAAAGACCATGTACCGTGCGGATGGCTCCAAGGTCACTGCTCCTCGCCAGCCGAGCTGGAAGACTGAAATAATGGGGTTATGGATCGCTCTCCGCACCGATCCTAGTATTCTATTGCTTTTCCCCATGTTCTTAGCATCTGTGAGTAATACAACCAAGTACACTGAAGTCCTGCTGATTGAATACCGTGTGTATAGAACTGGTTCTGTAAGTTTTCATTCATTCCCGGAAACTGCATCAGCAGCTAAGCTCTAACCCTAGATACCTGGCAATTCAACGACTACAACGGTGCCCTGTTTAACAGTGAGTCTACCCAAACTTGATTCTGCATATATTCCTTAAACATTACTCGCTAGTTCGTACTCGTGCATTGAATAGTTTGGTCTATTGGATTTCGCAAATCTTTGGTTCCGTGGCTATCGGGCTCCTGTTGGATAGTGGACGGCTAGGGCGCCGCCTTCGTGCTTTCTTGGGATGGGCTCTTCTCTTCGCTATGGTTTTTGGCGTTCATATCTGGGGCTATTTCTACCAAAGGTATTATATCAACTTTGTGATATCGCCGACTGCACTAACATGCATCCCTCAGAGAATACACTCGCCCGCCCCCCGGGAGTCCAGAGCTCCCTCGTATGGATTTTAACGATCACGGCTACGCCGGAAAAGTCTGGCTCTACATCTTCTGCGGCTTGCTCGACGCAATGTGGCAGACTTACTCGTACTGGATGATGGGAGCCATGAGTAACGATCCGGCTAAATTGGCTATCTTTTCAGGATTCTGTGAGTCTAGGCTAGGCACTCACACGGTTGTCGGCAATGAAACTTACCGTCTCTCGGCAGATAAATCGATTCAGTCCGCGGGTGCTGCCGGAATCTGGCGTGCAGATGGCATGAACGTTCCGTGAGCATACATGCACGTTCCAGACCTGAATCCTTTTACTAACCGATGGGCCAGATACATGAACATCTTCGTCTCGACCTGGGCCCTCCTAGCGGGTGGTCTCATTTTTGCTCTTCCCATGCTACATTATCGCGTAAAGGATCACACCGAACTCGCCGATGAAGCACTGTACGTGTTGACTTTGTGCCTGCATCTCGCTAATGACTGACCCTTGATTCGCTCTGCCAGCGCGCGCATGGACGAGACTGGACGTGTCAAAGAAGTAGATGAAGTCGCGCATAAGAGCTAGACTTGTTTTGTCTCCTTATTTCTCATCTTGTTTGGCGGGTCTGAGAGAGTTTCTGATAATACCTAGCTAGTGGAATGATATGACGTACTTCTTTGACGATAAGACATCTATTTAAACCGCCTATCTTTGAGCGATATGTGTACCCGGTTTCAGCTCCGAGTGGATGACTGGTGTGTACAGTAAGTCTGCCCGCTAGAGGTTCGGCCCAGTTCGTGTTCTTAGCGCCCGATTGGCCACACGATCACTGAAAAATCGGATAGGAATGCTACATATATTCGACCGGGCTACTATATATAAACTCAATAACTAAAACCAAGTCGTCCACGCATATATCGCACGAGCAATACATGCCCAAAAATTTCGCCcagaacaaaaaaaaaaaaaaaaaggagaaTTATTATAAAAACAACGGAAAGTTAATTTATACCGCGGTTGGAAATATTTAAGTCTCAGAAGCCTTGTCTCCAGTATTCGGGGCCTTTCTTTTCCTTGTGGTCGGCCCGGCTGCAGGAGCAGGTTGGCCAGTCTCGGGTGGATGGTATACCGCATATTGCGAGGGCGGCTGACCCGACTGAGGCCCTGGATATCCATTGGCGGATACAGGAGGAGCACCACGCGGGGGAGGTGGGTATGGATTATTTGGAGGAGGATAGGGGTGTCCAGGGGGTGGAGCGGGGTATCCTTGTGGAGGATATGGGGGATATTGGGGATATGGTGGCCCAGGCGGTGGTGCACCGTTTTCTCCAGGAGCTCCCGGAGCGGGGTTTTGTCCGGATCCTTGCGGAGGGTATGGTGGATAGTAGCCATATCCATAAGGGGGCATGTACCCATAAGGGTAAAATCCATAATATCCTTGTTCGGGCGGGCCTCCAGGAGGCGCAGGTGGATGATAGGGGCCGCCATGCGGGGGGTATGGAGGGGGATGTTGCGG comes from Rhizoctonia solani chromosome 4, complete sequence and encodes:
- a CDS encoding major facilitator superfamily transporter, yielding MSDIEKRVSRDDHETTSASVDQAPTGVVGIYKNTMTQVVMLGFVCFMGPGLFNALNGLGGGGRVDQTTSANGNAALYSTFAVGAFFAGSICNKLGPRLTLLIGTTGYSLYIGSYLATNIHDNAGWFIIFASAILGLCAGLLWTAQGSLMLAYPTESNKGLYISIFWSIFNLGAVVGASVALGQNFHNTANAVGKGTYIGFLILTLIGVAIPMFMADPKTMYRADGSKVTAPRQPSWKTEIMGLWIALRTDPSILLLFPMFLASNWFYTWQFNDYNGALFNIRTRALNSLVYWISQIFGSVAIGLLLDSGRLGRRLRAFLGWALLFAMVFGVHIWGYFYQREYTRPPPGSPELPRMDFNDHGYAGKVWLYIFCGLLDAMWQTYSYWMMGAMSNDPAKLAIFSGFYKSIQSAGAAGIWRADGMNVPYMNIFVSTWALLAGGLIFALPMLHYRVKDHTELADEALARMDETGRVKEVDEVAHKS